From Thermomonas sp. XSG, one genomic window encodes:
- a CDS encoding acyltransferase family protein, which yields MQRRLDIDRVRVLAFGLLVLYHVGMYYVSWDWHVKSPHAGPALEPLMLLTSPWRMSLLFVVSGVATAFLLAKANRGDGRFLGRRSWRLLLPLLFGMYVVVPPQVYYELVEKVPGGFHASYAAFMATYLRGGDFYCAAPGDCVDAPTWNHLWFLAYLWTYTVALWLLLKLAPAAMQSVGGWLGRRLSGPGALLWPMAWLALARLALAGRFESTHDLVDDWYNHAQYLPMFLLGYLLAFSAGFWEALQRHRKVALGIALAGYAVITGVWYFSGYSDEVPPPEGLRMLLRLVWGINQWCAIAAMFGYAYRLRDVDSPALRYLTPAVFPVYILHQTVIVALAHGAKPLALPPLLEGPLLVVLTFAACFGGYELIRRIPVLRPLFGLRREPTRLPLPDAPPRAG from the coding sequence ATGCAACGCCGCCTCGACATCGACCGGGTACGCGTCCTCGCCTTCGGCCTGCTGGTTCTGTACCACGTGGGCATGTACTACGTGAGCTGGGACTGGCACGTCAAAAGCCCACATGCCGGCCCCGCGCTGGAACCGCTGATGCTGCTGACCAGCCCATGGCGGATGTCGCTGCTGTTCGTGGTCTCGGGCGTGGCTACCGCCTTCCTGCTGGCCAAGGCGAACCGTGGCGACGGGCGCTTCCTCGGCCGGCGCTCGTGGCGGCTGCTGCTGCCGCTGCTGTTCGGCATGTATGTGGTGGTGCCGCCGCAGGTCTACTACGAACTGGTCGAAAAAGTGCCGGGCGGCTTCCACGCCAGCTACGCCGCATTCATGGCCACCTACCTGCGCGGCGGCGACTTCTATTGCGCGGCCCCCGGCGACTGCGTGGACGCGCCGACCTGGAACCACCTGTGGTTCCTCGCCTACCTGTGGACCTATACCGTCGCCCTCTGGCTGCTGCTGAAACTGGCGCCGGCGGCGATGCAATCGGTCGGTGGCTGGCTCGGGCGGCGGCTGTCGGGCCCGGGCGCGCTGTTGTGGCCGATGGCGTGGCTGGCGCTGGCAAGGCTGGCGTTGGCGGGGCGCTTCGAGTCCACCCATGACCTGGTGGACGACTGGTACAACCACGCCCAATACCTGCCCATGTTCCTGCTGGGCTACCTGCTGGCGTTCTCGGCCGGGTTCTGGGAAGCGCTGCAGCGCCACCGCAAAGTCGCGCTGGGCATCGCCCTCGCCGGCTACGCCGTGATCACCGGCGTCTGGTATTTCTCCGGCTACAGCGACGAAGTGCCGCCGCCCGAGGGCCTGCGCATGCTGTTGCGGCTTGTGTGGGGCATTAACCAGTGGTGCGCGATCGCGGCCATGTTCGGCTACGCCTACCGCCTGCGCGATGTCGACAGCCCCGCTTTGCGCTACCTCACCCCGGCGGTATTCCCGGTCTACATCCTGCACCAGACCGTCATCGTCGCACTGGCGCACGGCGCCAAACCGCTGGCCCTGCCGCCGCTGCTGGAAGGTCCGCTGCTGGTGGTGCTGACCTTCGCGGCGTGTTTCGGCGGTTACGAGCTGATCCGGCGGATCCCTGTGCTGCGGCCGCTGTTTGGCCTCAGGCGGGAACCGACGCGGCTGCCGCTTCCCGATGCACCACCACGAGCTGGATAG
- the recJ gene encoding single-stranded-DNA-specific exonuclease RecJ: MTAVRRIVRRPPSEPVGDWPAHWPELLRRVHAARGSDARAAMPRLADLLPPSDLLGIDAAVRLLRAAIDADAHILVVGDFDCDGATACAVGVRGLRLLGARRVSHAVPNRIVHGYGLTPGLVEELAALQPDLVVTVDHGIACHAGIRAAKAQGWQVLVTDHHLPGPTLPPADAIVNPNQPGCGFPSKVLAGVGVMFYVLLALRAALESKADLSVLLDLVAVGTVADMVPLDANNRALVGAGLRRLRAGQGSAGLRALIEVSGRRDATLSTVDIGFAIGPRINAAGRLEDMGIGIECLLTDHATQARELAAILHGINDERRALQADMQDVADTRLDDIDASHAACLFDPDWHPGVVGLVASKLKERLHRPAIAFAPAEPDGDMLRGSARSIPGFHVRDALALVDARHPGLVPRFGGHAMAAGLSLPRDAFPTFREAFVQVAREWLDPVLLTEELHSDGELRADDLRADVALALRDGGHWGQGYPEPLFDGEFEVLGFRVLKERHLKLELELGGRRCNAIHFNGWNGEEPGRRIHVAYRLAPDDYRGGDAIQLVVVHREAAAASVPA; encoded by the coding sequence ATGACTGCGGTCCGCCGCATCGTCCGCCGGCCGCCTTCCGAACCGGTTGGCGACTGGCCCGCGCACTGGCCCGAACTGCTGCGCCGGGTGCACGCCGCGCGCGGCAGCGATGCGCGCGCGGCGATGCCGCGGTTGGCCGACCTGCTGCCGCCTTCGGACCTGCTGGGCATCGACGCGGCGGTGCGGTTGCTGCGCGCGGCGATCGATGCGGACGCGCATATCCTTGTTGTCGGCGATTTCGACTGCGACGGCGCCACCGCCTGCGCGGTGGGCGTACGCGGCCTGCGCCTGCTGGGTGCACGTCGGGTCTCCCATGCGGTGCCCAACCGCATCGTCCATGGCTACGGCCTGACCCCCGGACTGGTGGAGGAACTGGCGGCGCTGCAGCCCGACCTTGTGGTCACGGTGGACCACGGCATCGCCTGCCATGCCGGTATCCGGGCGGCCAAGGCGCAAGGCTGGCAGGTGCTGGTCACCGACCACCATCTGCCTGGGCCAACGCTGCCGCCGGCCGATGCCATCGTCAATCCAAACCAGCCCGGCTGCGGCTTCCCGAGCAAGGTGCTGGCCGGCGTCGGGGTGATGTTCTACGTGCTGCTGGCGCTGCGCGCCGCTCTGGAATCGAAGGCCGATCTTTCCGTGCTGCTGGATCTGGTCGCCGTGGGCACCGTGGCCGACATGGTGCCGCTGGATGCCAACAACCGCGCCCTGGTCGGGGCCGGGCTGCGGCGGTTGCGGGCCGGGCAGGGCAGCGCCGGGCTGCGCGCCCTGATCGAGGTCTCGGGCCGGCGCGACGCCACCCTGTCCACCGTCGACATCGGCTTTGCCATCGGCCCGCGCATCAACGCGGCGGGGCGGCTGGAGGACATGGGCATCGGCATCGAATGCCTGCTCACCGACCACGCGACGCAGGCGCGCGAACTGGCGGCCATACTGCATGGCATCAACGACGAGCGCCGTGCGCTGCAGGCCGACATGCAGGACGTGGCCGACACCCGGCTGGACGACATCGATGCCAGCCACGCGGCCTGCCTGTTCGACCCCGACTGGCATCCCGGCGTGGTCGGGCTGGTGGCGTCCAAGCTGAAGGAGCGCCTGCACCGGCCCGCCATCGCTTTCGCCCCGGCGGAGCCGGACGGCGACATGCTGCGGGGCTCGGCGCGTTCGATTCCCGGCTTCCACGTTCGCGATGCGCTGGCGCTGGTGGATGCCCGCCACCCCGGGCTGGTGCCGCGCTTCGGCGGGCATGCGATGGCGGCGGGCCTGAGCCTGCCGCGAGACGCCTTCCCTACGTTCCGCGAGGCGTTCGTGCAGGTCGCGCGCGAGTGGCTGGACCCCGTGCTGCTGACCGAGGAACTGCACAGCGATGGTGAGCTGCGTGCGGACGACTTGCGGGCGGATGTCGCGCTGGCGCTGCGCGACGGTGGGCATTGGGGCCAGGGCTACCCCGAGCCGCTGTTCGACGGCGAGTTCGAGGTGCTGGGCTTCCGCGTGCTGAAGGAACGCCATCTCAAGCTGGAACTCGAGCTCGGCGGACGCCGTTGCAACGCCATCCACTTCAACGGCTGGAACGGCGAGGAGCCGGGTCGACGGATCCATGTCGCGTATCGGCTCGCGCCCGACGATTATCGCGGCGGCGATGCTATCCAGCTCGTGGTGGTGCATCGGGAAGCGGCAGCCGCGTCGGTTCCCGCCTGA
- a CDS encoding phosphoglycerate mutase: MARLTLLLPAASRFAGIALPPALAKALGRADRRQADPGEPELLARHFDLRPRGWPAAAMTRLLDAGEGEARGATWLRADPAHIRPDINGARLLGIGANLGMDQADVDALLPALRPLFGDAGFALDAPHPTRWYLRLPGGTPLPAFVSPDQALGDDVFDHAPRGDAARRWRALESELQITLHNHPHNAARLASGRVPVNALWFWGGGNLPDAVSATAPTVYSDDPAVLGAARLGKLQGMPLPAIDQVEGDALVDLRGQRDPRALLDRWLAPAAARGEADFDFADGLSFALSSSQRWRIWRRPLPALSA; this comes from the coding sequence GTGGCGCGGCTGACGCTGCTGCTGCCGGCGGCCTCGCGGTTCGCCGGCATAGCCCTGCCGCCCGCATTGGCGAAGGCGCTGGGTCGCGCCGACCGCAGGCAGGCGGACCCCGGTGAGCCGGAGTTGCTGGCCCGCCACTTCGACCTGCGCCCGCGCGGCTGGCCTGCGGCCGCAATGACGCGGCTGCTGGACGCGGGCGAGGGCGAGGCGCGTGGCGCGACCTGGCTGCGCGCCGATCCCGCCCACATCCGTCCCGACATCAACGGCGCGCGCCTGCTCGGTATCGGTGCCAACCTGGGCATGGACCAGGCCGACGTGGACGCGCTGCTGCCGGCGCTGCGGCCGCTGTTCGGTGATGCCGGCTTCGCGCTGGATGCGCCGCATCCGACGCGCTGGTACCTGCGCCTGCCCGGCGGGACGCCATTGCCGGCCTTCGTCTCGCCCGACCAGGCGCTGGGCGACGACGTGTTCGACCACGCGCCGCGTGGCGACGCGGCGCGCCGCTGGCGGGCGCTGGAAAGCGAGCTGCAGATCACCCTGCACAACCATCCGCACAACGCCGCGCGACTGGCTTCGGGCCGGGTGCCAGTGAATGCGCTGTGGTTCTGGGGCGGCGGCAACCTGCCCGATGCGGTATCGGCCACTGCGCCGACCGTGTATTCCGATGATCCCGCGGTGCTGGGTGCGGCCCGGTTGGGCAAGCTGCAGGGCATGCCGCTGCCCGCAATCGACCAAGTAGAGGGTGATGCGCTGGTCGACCTGCGCGGCCAGCGCGATCCGCGCGCGCTTCTGGATCGCTGGCTGGCGCCGGCTGCCGCGCGCGGCGAGGCGGACTTCGATTTTGCCGATGGTCTGTCGTTCGCACTGAGCTCCAGCCAGCGCTGGCGGATCTGGCGCCGGCCGCTGCCGGCGCTGTCGGCATGA
- the greA gene encoding transcription elongation factor GreA — MTAKGAQRLRAELEELKSVKRPAVIEAIAEARAHGDLKENAEYHAAREQQGFIEGRIKQLEAELSHAQVIDVSKLDAGDKVVFGATVVVVDCDTDEEKTYQIVGDLEADIKQGLIAISSPVARALIGKNEGDAITIEAPGGTREYEIVSVAYKG; from the coding sequence ATCACCGCCAAGGGCGCGCAGCGCCTGCGCGCGGAACTGGAAGAACTGAAGTCGGTCAAGCGTCCCGCGGTGATCGAGGCGATCGCCGAGGCCCGCGCCCATGGCGATCTCAAGGAGAACGCCGAGTACCATGCCGCGCGCGAGCAGCAGGGCTTCATCGAAGGCCGCATCAAACAGCTGGAGGCGGAGCTGTCGCACGCCCAGGTCATCGACGTTTCGAAGCTGGATGCCGGCGACAAGGTGGTGTTCGGCGCGACCGTGGTCGTGGTGGATTGCGATACCGACGAGGAGAAGACCTACCAGATCGTCGGCGACCTCGAGGCCGACATCAAGCAGGGGCTGATCGCGATTTCCTCGCCGGTGGCGCGCGCGCTGATCGGCAAGAACGAGGGCGACGCCATCACCATCGAAGCGCCGGGCGGCACCCGCGAGTACGAGATCGTTTCGGTCGCCTACAAGGGCTGA